One genomic segment of Vulpes vulpes isolate BD-2025 chromosome 2, VulVul3, whole genome shotgun sequence includes these proteins:
- the SLC35B1 gene encoding solute carrier family 35 member B1, producing MRPLSPVGDVRLELSPPPPLPLPLPAVSGSPVGSSGRLMAASSSLVPDRLRLPLCFLGVFVCYFYYGILQEKITRGKYGEGAKQETFTFALTLVFIQCVINAVFAKILIQFFDTARVDRTRSWLYAACSVSYLGAMVSSNSALQFVNYPTQVLGKSCKPIPVMLLGVTLLKKKYPMAKYLCVLLIVAGVALFMYKPKKVVGMEEHTVGYGELLLLLSLTLDGLTGVSQDHMRAHYQTGSNHMMLNINLWSTLLLGAGILFTGELWEFLSFAERYPNIIYNILLFGLTSALGQSFIFMTVVYFGPLTCSIITTTRKFFTILASVILFANPISPLQWVGTVLVFLGLGLDAKFGKGAKKTSH from the exons ATGAGGCCCCTGTCGCCGGTCGGCGATGTCCGGCTGGAGctgtcgccgccgccgccgctgccgctgccgctgccggcTGTGAGCGGGTCTCCGGTCGGGTCGTCCGGGCGTCTCATGGCCGCTAGCAGCTCCCTGGTGCCCGACCGGCTGCGCCTGCCGCTCTGCTTCCTCGGCGTCTTTGTCTGCTATTTCTACTATGGGATCCTGCAGGAAAAGAT AACAAGAGGAAAGTATGGGGAGGGAGCCAAGCAGGAAACATTCACTTTTGCCTTAACTTTGGTCTTCATCCAGTGTGTGATCAATGCTGTGTTTGCCAAGATCT tGATCCAGTTTTTTGACACTGCCAGGGTGGATCGTACTCGGAGCTGGCTCTATGCTGCCTGTTCTGTCTCCTATCTGGGTGCCATGGTCTCTAGCAACTCAGCACTACAGTTTGTCAACTATCCAACTCAG GTCCTTGGTAAATCCTGCAAGCCAATCCCAG TCATGCTCCTTGGAGTTACCCTCTTGAAGAAGAAGTACCCAATGGCCAAGTACCTGTGTGTGTTGCTAATTGTGGCTGGAGTGGCCCTTTTCATGTACAAACCCAAGAAAGTAGTTGGGATGGAAGAACACACAGTTGGCTACGGAGAGCTGCTTCTG TTATTATCTCTGACCCTGGATGGACTGACAGGCGTTTCCCAGGACCACATGCGGGCTCATTACCAAACAGGCTCCAACCACATGATGTTGAATATCAACCTTTGGTCGACATTATTGCTGGGAGCTG GAATCCTGTTCACTGGGGAGCTCTGGGAGTTCTTGAGCTTTGCCGAAAGGTACCCCAACATCATCTATAACATTCTGCTCTTTGGTCTGACCAGTGCCCTGGGTCAG AGCTTCATCTTCATGACAGTTGTGTATTTTGGCCCCCTAACCTGCTCCATCATCACCACAACTCGAAAGTTCTTCACTATTTTGGCCTCTGTGATCCTCTTCGCCAATCCCATCAGCCCCTTGCAGTGGGTGGGCACCGTGCTTGTGTTCTTGG GTCTCGGTCTCGATGCCAAGTTTGGGAAAGGAGCCAAGAAGACATCCCACTAG